GCTATCTGAAGATTTTCCTTAATTATGCTCAAATTAGCACCCCTTTCTCTTTTGCTTCTTTAAAAATGTTTTTCTCTTTTTTATATGGATCTTTAACTATTAAATCCACTTTTCTTTCTATACCTTTTATTTCTAACTGTGCTAAAAATTTGAGTTCTTCCTGTAAAGAGGTTTTTTTATCTGTTTCTATAAGTATATCAATATCTCCACCTTTCTTGCTTAAGTCTGCCCTTGAACCAAAAATATAGACCTTGGAATTTTCCCCAAATATTTCCTTTGCCAAATTCTTAATTATTTTGATTTCATTTTGAGATAATCTAACTCTTTTTTCCATTTTAAAATTAATAAAATGATTTTGTAAATAAATTTGTAAATAAAACTACTACTGTGAGAAGTGTATGGCAAGGAGAAAGCCAAAGGGCAGGCTTACACCTGCCCCATTTCTCTGGCCATTTGATAAAGTCTTCTGATTCTTTCTTCTGTTGGTGGGTGTGTTGAGAATAAAGATGCAATTGCTGAACCTCTAAGAGGGTTTACTATCATCATATGGGCTGTTCCTGGATTAATCTCTCTTTCTGCTATAGGTGCAAGTTTTTGTGCAGCTATTTCAAGTTTTTCAAGGGCTCTTGCAAGGGATAATGGACAACCGCATATTTTTGCACCAGTTGCGTCAGCTGCATATTCTCTTGAACGGGATATAGCCATCTGTATAAGCATTGCTGCTATAGGAGCAACTATCAGCATAATCAGGGAACCTAATAGATTTCCTATTCCGTCCTCTTCATCTCTGCCGCCAAATATATTTGCCCAGAAAGCAAGTTCTGTCAGCATTGATATGGCACCACCAATTGTTGCAGCTATAGAGGAAATAAGTATATCCCTGTTTTTTACGTGGGCTATTTCGTGGGCAAGCACTCCTCTAAGCTCTTCAGGAGAAAGCACATTCAAAATACCGGATGTTACTGCAACAACAGCATGTTCAGGATTTCTTCCTGTAGCAAATGCATTCGGTATGTCTATAGGAGCAAGATATATTTTAGGCTTTGGAATTCCAGCGTTTCTTGCTAATTCCTCAACCATATCATGTAGCCAAGGAGCCTCTTCATATGGAATTTCTCTGGCACCATACATAGCCAGAGCCATTTTATCTGAGAACCAATAGGCCATAAAGTTCATAATCATTGCAAAGAAAAAGGCAATAATCATACCTGTATGGCCACCTAAAATCTTACCTACTACAATAAACAGTCCTGTTAATACACCAAGTAACAGAACTGTTTTTATGGTTTGCATGATGCCGCCAACCTCCTGATTTATGGTTTAAGACATATTAGAGATAGGCTGTGAAAATTTTGTGAATAAAAAATAAAAAAGCCCCCTTTAAGGGGGCTTTTGATTAATTAACTTCAGGCTCTATCACATCATCGTCAGAGCCTTTATTTTCTCCTCCACCTTGTTGTGGCCCTCCACCTGACTGATATAGTTTTTGTGCTATTTTGTTTGCTACTGTTGTTACTTTTTCTATAGCAGCTTGTATTTTATCTTTTTCATTTGAAGCAAGGGCATCTTTTGCCTCTTTTAGCACTTCTTCAGCTTCTTTCTTATCATCAGCGGAGAGTTTAGCCTCATTTTCTTTAAGTGTTTTTTCTAAACTATATACCAGAGCATCAAGCTGGTTTCTAAGTTCAACTGTTTCCTGGAATTTTCTGTCTTCTTCTTCGTGTTTTTTAGCTTCTTCAATAATCTTGTTAATTTCTTCCTCTGTAAGTCCTGAAGACTGTTGAACTGTTATAGATTGTGATTTCCCTGTTGCTTTATCTGTAG
This genomic window from Persephonella sp. contains:
- a CDS encoding nucleotidyltransferase domain-containing protein, yielding MEKRVRLSQNEIKIIKNLAKEIFGENSKVYIFGSRADLSKKGGDIDILIETDKKTSLQEELKFLAQLEIKGIERKVDLIVKDPYKKEKNIFKEAKEKGVLI
- the htpX gene encoding zinc metalloprotease HtpX; this translates as MQTIKTVLLLGVLTGLFIVVGKILGGHTGMIIAFFFAMIMNFMAYWFSDKMALAMYGAREIPYEEAPWLHDMVEELARNAGIPKPKIYLAPIDIPNAFATGRNPEHAVVAVTSGILNVLSPEELRGVLAHEIAHVKNRDILISSIAATIGGAISMLTELAFWANIFGGRDEEDGIGNLLGSLIMLIVAPIAAMLIQMAISRSREYAADATGAKICGCPLSLARALEKLEIAAQKLAPIAEREINPGTAHMMIVNPLRGSAIASLFSTHPPTEERIRRLYQMAREMGQV